In Anopheles cruzii unplaced genomic scaffold, idAnoCruzAS_RS32_06 scaffold03709_ctg1, whole genome shotgun sequence, a single window of DNA contains:
- the LOC128277071 gene encoding 60S ribosomal protein L13-like — GAGLTKRFAQTIGVAVDPRRQNKSVESCQQNIQRLKEYRSKLILFPIHPRQKVRKGDATEEECKLAKQLQGTVMPITNEKPEVTFAKLSDEEKKFGAFQAIRQARLHARFFGARAKKAKDAAENENNAPGGGGGSEKKGKK, encoded by the coding sequence GGTGCCGGTTTGACCAAGCGATTCGCCCAGACCATCGGTGTTGCCGTGGATCCGCGTCGCCAAAACAAGTCGGTCGAAAGCTGCCAGCAGAACATTCAGCGTCTGAAGGAGTACCGCAGCAAGCTGATTCTGTTCCCGATTCATCCGCGCCAGAAGGTGCGCAAGGGTGATGCCACGGAGGAGGAATGCAAGCTGGCCAAGCAGCTGCAGGGCACGGTGATGCCGATCACGAACGAGAAACCGGAAGTGACGTTCGCGAAGCTCAGCGACGAGGAGAAGAAGTTCGGCGCGTTCCAGGCCATCCGTCAGGCTCGTCTGCACGCACGCTTCTTCGGTGCTCGCGCCAAGAAGGCAAAGGATGCTGCTGAGAACGAGAACAACGCCcccggtggaggtggcggctCGGAGAAGAAGGGAAAGAAGTAA